In Fibrobacter sp. UWH6, the genomic stretch GTGCAGAAGTGGGCGCTACCTGCTCCACCTTCAGCTACGATGATTCCATGAGCCGTTACCTCAAGGTCACCGGCCGTGCAGAAGTTGCCGAAGCCGCCGACAAGATCGCTTCTTACCTCCAGGCTGACCCGGAAGTTGAAGCAGAACCGGAAAAGTACTTTGACCGCGTTGTGGAAATCGATCTTTCCACTCTCGTTCCCCATTACAATGGCCCCTTCAGCCCGGACCGCGCATTTGCCGTTACCGACATGGCTGAATCCATCAAGGCTACTGAAGCCAAGCCGGAATCTACCCCGGTGGTTTCCGCAGCTCTCATCGGTTCCTGCACCAACTCCAGCTACGAAGACCTCTTCATGGCTGCAAGCATGATCAAGCAGGCTCTCGCCAAAGGTCTCGGCCCCAAGTGCCCGCTGATCATCAACCCGGGTTCCGAACAGGTTCGCTACACCGCTGAACGCGATGGCCTCATCGACATCTTCAAGCAGTTCGGCGCTGTGATCATGACCAACGCTTGCGGTCCTTGCATTGGCCGTTGGGACCGTGCAGGTGCCGACAAGAAGGAACTGAACACCATCGTTCACTCCTTCAACCGTAACTTTGCAAAGCGCGCCGATGGCAACCCGAATACTCATGCATTCGTGGCTTCCCCGCTGATGGCTGTGATCGCCGCCCTCTCTGGCGACATCCGCTTCAACCCCATGACCGACACTCTCACCAACATGGAAGGCAAGGCTGTTAAGCTGGATCCTCCTGAAAAGTGCGAACTCCCGGTCAACGGCTTCGAAGTGAAGGACGCAGGCTTCCAGGCTCCGGCAGAAGATGGTTCCTCCATCACCGTGACCATCAATCCGGAAAGTAAGCGCCTCCAGGCTCTGGCTCCGTTTGCAGCATGGGATGGCAAGGACATCATGGGTGCTCCGATCCTGATCAAGGCCAAGGGCAAGTGCACCACCGACCACATTTCCATGGCTGGTCCGTGGCTCAACTACCGCGGTCACCTGGAAAACATTTCCAACAACATGCTCATCGGCGCTGTGAACGCTTTCAATGGCGAAACCAACAAGGTTCTCTGCCAGTGCGGCGAATACAAGGAAGTTCCGGAACTTGCCAAGGTTTACAAGAATAAGGGCATCGGCTCCATCGTTATCGGTGACGAAAACTACGGTGAAGGCTCCAGCCGCGAACACGCCGCTATGGAACCCCGCTTCCTGGGCGTCAAGGCCGTGATCGTGAAGAGCTTCGCCCGTATTCACGAAACCAACCTGAAGAAGCAGGGCATGCTGGCCCTCACCTTCGCAAATCCTGCCGACTACGACAAGATTCAGGAACAGGACGTGTTCGACATTATCGGTCTTACCGAATTTGCTCCGGGCAAGCCTCTGACCCTCGCAATCCACCACAAGGATGGCTCTGAAGAAAAGATCCAGCTGAACCACACCTACAACGAACAGCAGTGGGCATGGTTCAAGGCAGGCTCCGCCCTGAACTTGATCAAGCTGAACAACAAGTAAGCCGAGCGCAGCGCGGTGCTCCCGTGCGTCCATAAAAATTCAAGAGTCATTTCCTTAGGGAAATGGCTCTTATTTTTTTACAAATCAGCATTACTTTACTTATATACATTAATGAAGATAAGCAACCCTTTCTACAGTTTCTATGCAATCTTTTTTGCATTGGCGATGTTAAATGCTCCCCCCCCTCGAAAAAGACATCAACTGCTACCGATACAAAGCCGAAGCCTACATTGTTATTGAGACTTCCATCCCAGAACAGGTGGAGGACACAGTCACACATCACCCTGCCGGTTTCAAATGCTTTAAAGACAGTTTAACTTGCGAAAAATCCTTAACATTCCCTGCCCCCCAAAGAAAATGGAATCTATTCTTTAGAGAACGCCCAAAAAATTCTTCCCAATTTTACGGGCAGCGTTTCCGCGGAAGTCAAAGCGAAACCAATTGCAACACAAGCAAAACAAAACGCACCGAGCAGGAATTTGATGTTCTGCTTATGGGCTTCTGCGAAAAAAACGATCCCGGTAGCCCACTACTGCGTACACGAAGGAAAAAAGCCTGCCCTACAACGGACCGAAGTTTTTGAATGGATTACTGTAAAAGTAAATAACCCACTTAAAAGGCCTAAATACGTCAAAAAAGCCCAAAAAGAACGTGCAGAACCACATCTTTGCAGTTTTTTTTTGCCATATCTTGACCGAATAACTTAATTATCATATTTTTGTTACAAAGTTTGACATCGCAGTCAAAAACCACGTTTTTGCAAGGAGATTATTAAAATGAAAAAGTTTTTTGTCGCCGCATTGTCTGTTGCAGCTCTTTTGATTGGTTGTTCCAGCACTCCCCAGCAGAAAGCAGCAAGCGCCATGACCGAAATGCAGAACCTCAAGACCAAGTACATCAAGTCTGAACACAAGGTTGCTGGCCTCGGTAAGGGCGTTTCCTCTGACGAACAGGTTGCATACGAAAAGGCAGACCAGAATGCCCGCGTTGACCTGGCTCGCGCTGTGGACATTCAGGTCAAGGCAATCACCAAGAACTTCAAGGAACAAGTTGACGTCGAAGGAAAGGAAGCCCTGGTGGAACACTTCCAGACCACTTCCAAGACCAAGATCGACACCCACCTGAACGGCGCTACCTTTACCGATGTGAAGGTTGAAGTTTCCGAAGACGGTAAGTTCAACGTCTATGGCGTGATGGTCCTGGACGTAAACCTGGTTGACGAACTGATTGCTTCCATGAAGGAACGTAACGACAAGCTGGATGAAGCCACTGTGCAGAAGGTTCGCGCCCTGGCAGAAAAGTCCTACGCAGAACTGGACTAATCCTTTAGGTTTAAAAGTCTAAATTCAAAAGCCTTGCAGTTTATCTGCAAGGCTTTTTTCATAGGCTTACCTAAATAATAAAAGAATTAACGATGCTCGTTGGTCGTAGGTTCAAGACCGCGGAAGAACGCCAGGCCATCACAGTCATTCTTTAGTGCCTGCACACATTCGCCAATCATGTAGAGACTCCCCGTAATCAGCACGGGAGCCGCATCATCAGCAGAAGCAGCAGCGCTCACCTGATCCAGGAACTCACGAGAAAGTAAGCCCTCACTGGCCACATTCAAACCGAGCCCGGCAAGAAGTTCACGCAGGTCATCCAGTTCTCTAAACCTAGGATAAGGTGTCTTGGTAATATGCCAATGACTTACATGGGGTGCCATCAGCTTCAGCATTTCACCAACATCCTTGTCTTTCAGGGCTCCAAAAACACAATGGAACTTCTGCCCCGGATAATACTGCGACAGCGTTTCCACCAGGCGTTTAACGGCATGGGAATTGTGAGCTCCATCCAAGATGAAACGCACCTGACCATTTGAGTCAGACAGGGTCTGCATACGACCAGCCCAGCTGCGGGTCGCCAAGGTTCGTACCGCCAGAGCATCATCAAAAGCCATGCGTCCAGCCATTGAATTGCAGAACATCTTCGCCGCCATCATCGACAGGCTGGCATTTTCCACATAATGACGTCCAAGATTCGGAAGCACAATGTCTCCACGGATTTCAGGCACGGCTAAAGTGGCACCACGATTTTCGGCAAATAGACGAGCCTCTGCCAAAAGTTCCTGCGACAAGCCTCCAACTACAAATGTCTTTCCGGGAAGGTCGCCCTCCCCCAGCACAGCCATCTTTTCTTTCAAGATTGCCGATTCCGTTGTCCCGAGAACCTCCGTATGTTCTAG encodes the following:
- a CDS encoding folylpolyglutamate synthase/dihydrofolate synthase family protein, which gives rise to MQNAGMEYLNSRLMFGMMPGLESTRRLCEALSNPQEKFKTIHVVGTNGKGSTSFYLAGILQAHGYRTGLYTSPHLVSLQERIRINDLPIGAEDLDRLLLKVKSAAESINAGAAEVVIEPTFFEVLTLVAFLYYAEQKIDVVVLEAGMGGRLDSTAVAEGDIAVVTSIGLEHTEVLGTTESAILKEKMAVLGEGDLPGKTFVVGGLSQELLAEARLFAENRGATLAVPEIRGDIVLPNLGRHYVENASLSMMAAKMFCNSMAGRMAFDDALAVRTLATRSWAGRMQTLSDSNGQVRFILDGAHNSHAVKRLVETLSQYYPGQKFHCVFGALKDKDVGEMLKLMAPHVSHWHITKTPYPRFRELDDLRELLAGLGLNVASEGLLSREFLDQVSAAASADDAAPVLITGSLYMIGECVQALKNDCDGLAFFRGLEPTTNEHR
- a CDS encoding LPP20 family lipoprotein; translated protein: MKKFFVAALSVAALLIGCSSTPQQKAASAMTEMQNLKTKYIKSEHKVAGLGKGVSSDEQVAYEKADQNARVDLARAVDIQVKAITKNFKEQVDVEGKEALVEHFQTTSKTKIDTHLNGATFTDVKVEVSEDGKFNVYGVMVLDVNLVDELIASMKERNDKLDEATVQKVRALAEKSYAELD
- a CDS encoding aconitate hydratase, with amino-acid sequence MLFNFDMIQKVYAKMPARVDGARKLLGRPLTLAEKILYTHLIDGAESKQYVRGTDFAEFNPDRVAMQDATAQMALLQFTTAGKSKVAVPSSVHCDHLIIAKEGVEVDLPKAKQDSKEVYDFLQSVSAKYGIDCWLPGAGIIHQVVLENYAFPGGMMIGTDSHTVNAGGLGMLAIGVGGADAVDAMVGLPWELKYPKMIGVKLTGKLQGFATAKDIILKLAGILTVKGGTNAIIEYFGEGARSLSATGKATIANMGAEVGATCSTFSYDDSMSRYLKVTGRAEVAEAADKIASYLQADPEVEAEPEKYFDRVVEIDLSTLVPHYNGPFSPDRAFAVTDMAESIKATEAKPESTPVVSAALIGSCTNSSYEDLFMAASMIKQALAKGLGPKCPLIINPGSEQVRYTAERDGLIDIFKQFGAVIMTNACGPCIGRWDRAGADKKELNTIVHSFNRNFAKRADGNPNTHAFVASPLMAVIAALSGDIRFNPMTDTLTNMEGKAVKLDPPEKCELPVNGFEVKDAGFQAPAEDGSSITVTINPESKRLQALAPFAAWDGKDIMGAPILIKAKGKCTTDHISMAGPWLNYRGHLENISNNMLIGAVNAFNGETNKVLCQCGEYKEVPELAKVYKNKGIGSIVIGDENYGEGSSREHAAMEPRFLGVKAVIVKSFARIHETNLKKQGMLALTFANPADYDKIQEQDVFDIIGLTEFAPGKPLTLAIHHKDGSEEKIQLNHTYNEQQWAWFKAGSALNLIKLNNK